In one Acidimicrobium ferrooxidans DSM 10331 genomic region, the following are encoded:
- a CDS encoding formate dehydrogenase accessory sulfurtransferase FdhD, with protein sequence MTLVDRTGGVRLRAERVIAEEPLAILVKGPDAAPELVTTTLRTPGEDTALAVGLVVTELAISPRDVVGVSLCPPPSAGEPAYRQATVVLRHPVAVPPQPSVRTSSCGWCGTDDLERRLHQVSASPHGEPIDVDDLLALHELVSEADGLFALTRAAHSAILARQGSPVAVGEDVGRHNALDKAIGHAALAGTLATGSDVILSGRIGTDLVLKAAAIGARSVIALGSPSHRAITTAEDAGIVLVGGLRAEGFRLYAHADRVRLHGAPVPTL encoded by the coding sequence GTGACACTTGTCGATCGGACAGGTGGCGTTCGGCTCCGCGCCGAGCGGGTGATCGCGGAGGAGCCACTTGCGATCCTCGTCAAAGGCCCTGACGCAGCGCCCGAGCTTGTGACCACGACACTGCGAACGCCAGGTGAGGACACCGCGCTCGCCGTGGGTCTCGTCGTGACCGAACTCGCCATCTCGCCACGCGACGTCGTCGGAGTGTCGCTCTGTCCGCCACCGAGTGCGGGCGAACCCGCCTACCGTCAGGCGACGGTCGTCCTCCGCCACCCGGTTGCCGTCCCACCTCAGCCGAGCGTACGGACGAGCTCGTGCGGCTGGTGCGGTACCGACGATCTGGAACGGCGCCTGCACCAGGTCTCCGCGTCGCCGCACGGGGAACCGATCGACGTCGACGACCTTCTCGCGCTCCACGAGCTCGTGAGCGAGGCAGACGGCTTGTTTGCCTTGACACGTGCCGCGCACTCGGCGATTCTTGCACGACAGGGGTCGCCGGTCGCTGTAGGCGAAGATGTCGGCCGCCACAACGCCCTCGACAAGGCGATCGGTCACGCTGCACTGGCCGGCACGCTTGCGACCGGTTCGGACGTGATCCTCTCGGGTCGCATCGGCACCGATCTCGTCTTGAAGGCCGCGGCGATCGGGGCCCGATCGGTGATCGCCCTCGGCTCGCCCAGCCACCGCGCGATCACCACAGCCGAGGACGCCGGGATCGTCCTCGTCGGCGGACTCCGTGCCGAGGGATTTCGTCTCTACGCGCACGCCGACCGTGTCCGACTGCACGGAGCACCGGTTCCGACGTTGTGA
- a CDS encoding VIT1/CCC1 transporter family protein, whose product MEAHHVEHRDVTGGGARAAVFGASDGLLTNVALILGVLGASHAGHTVLLTGIAGLVAGAFSMGIGEYVSMRAQRELLERELDVERTEIRHRPEAETLELQQLYEQRGVPSDLAAAVAGYLMRDPDVALRIHAQEELGVAPEATGSPVQAALASFALFSLGAAVPLVPWIFTQGTLATGLSIGLAGLAALGLGGALGALSARPVVSSALRQLALAALAAAVTFGIGHLVGATVT is encoded by the coding sequence GTGTTCGGAGCTTCCGACGGTCTCTTGACCAACGTTGCGTTGATCCTGGGCGTCCTCGGGGCTTCCCACGCAGGGCACACGGTGCTCCTCACCGGTATCGCCGGCCTCGTGGCCGGGGCGTTCTCCATGGGCATTGGTGAATACGTGTCGATGCGTGCGCAGCGTGAACTCCTCGAGCGCGAACTCGACGTGGAACGCACCGAGATCCGTCATCGACCCGAAGCCGAGACACTCGAGCTCCAGCAGCTCTACGAGCAGCGTGGCGTCCCGAGCGATCTCGCCGCCGCCGTCGCGGGCTATCTCATGCGCGATCCCGACGTAGCCCTGCGCATTCACGCCCAAGAGGAGCTCGGCGTCGCTCCCGAAGCCACCGGATCTCCCGTCCAGGCGGCGCTCGCATCGTTCGCGCTGTTCTCCCTCGGTGCAGCCGTACCGCTCGTTCCCTGGATCTTCACGCAGGGCACCCTCGCGACGGGACTCTCGATCGGGCTCGCCGGTCTCGCGGCTCTCGGCCTCGGGGGCGCGCTCGGAGCGTTGTCGGCTCGGCCGGTCGTCTCGAGTGCCCTTCGACAGCTTGCCCTCGCCGCGTTGGCCGCCGCCGTCACCTTTGGGATTGGTCACCTGGTCGGGGCCACAGTTACCTGA
- a CDS encoding alpha/beta fold hydrolase yields the protein MSGVRKVLALHGQPGSGRSFDPVARWLGRLEFDAPDRPGWGSNPLAPRELVAQASWAKERIDGPTVLVGYSFGAAIAALVAPTCPAVAGVVLVAPAVTRAALVWSDRLLARAGVGHVAGSLIAAVAERSVPAALSARARQAFLVEQRSLLDTIDQVETSLRRLDVPVIVVAGARDRVVPPRGALRLLECVPQARLVVSRGGHDQLADEAAVVADAVRSLASERSA from the coding sequence GTGAGCGGAGTGCGCAAGGTGCTCGCGCTGCACGGTCAGCCGGGTTCGGGTCGGAGTTTCGATCCTGTGGCCAGGTGGCTCGGGCGTCTCGAATTCGACGCTCCCGACCGACCGGGATGGGGATCCAATCCATTGGCGCCTCGGGAGCTCGTCGCGCAGGCATCGTGGGCCAAGGAGCGGATCGACGGCCCGACGGTGCTCGTGGGCTACTCGTTCGGTGCGGCGATCGCGGCGCTCGTGGCGCCGACGTGCCCGGCGGTGGCCGGTGTCGTGCTGGTGGCTCCTGCCGTGACCCGCGCCGCGTTGGTCTGGAGCGATCGCCTCCTCGCCAGGGCCGGCGTCGGACACGTCGCGGGATCGTTGATCGCCGCAGTGGCGGAGCGGTCCGTGCCGGCGGCGCTGAGTGCGCGGGCTCGCCAGGCGTTCCTGGTCGAGCAGCGATCGCTGCTCGACACCATCGACCAGGTGGAGACGTCGCTTCGGCGGCTCGACGTCCCGGTCATCGTCGTCGCGGGTGCTCGCGACCGCGTGGTGCCTCCGCGCGGCGCCCTACGGCTCCTCGAGTGCGTGCCACAGGCTCGGCTCGTCGTCTCCCGCGGTGGTCACGATCAGCTTGCGGACGAGGCGGCCGTCGTCGCCGATGCCGTTCGATCCCTGGCCTCCGAACGGAGTGCGTGA
- a CDS encoding DMT family transporter, with translation MALLLALGAALAFAGATVLQFEASQAAPRSASLRIGLVRHLVGDRRFNLGALLDVAGGVAQFFALKVGSVEVVMPVVASGLVIAIVAHHVQRRLAIVPRDAVALAGSVLALVVVLVVAPQGGSRLGSVAAQLAVAAAGLGGGAVALTVGRRVLLRRGWYLAAAGGLLLGVVSVVERSVGLVWSQRGTLGVLESWQLWTLLAVGALALLVVQSAFGAARLLTVAPIVAVAEPIVGSALAVWVEGAGPGFGPGRLAIVFGAIVLEAVSIIALARGARDEGGVR, from the coding sequence GTGGCTCTCTTGCTCGCTCTCGGCGCGGCGCTCGCGTTTGCGGGGGCGACCGTGCTGCAGTTCGAGGCGAGCCAGGCTGCGCCGCGATCGGCGTCGTTGCGGATCGGACTCGTTCGCCATCTGGTCGGCGATCGTCGCTTCAATCTCGGAGCATTGCTCGACGTCGCCGGGGGTGTGGCACAGTTCTTCGCGCTCAAGGTGGGGTCGGTGGAGGTGGTGATGCCGGTGGTGGCGAGCGGTCTCGTGATCGCGATCGTGGCGCACCACGTCCAACGTCGGCTCGCGATCGTCCCCCGCGACGCCGTGGCGTTGGCGGGGTCGGTCCTCGCGCTCGTCGTCGTGTTGGTCGTGGCGCCCCAGGGAGGCTCGCGCCTGGGATCGGTCGCGGCCCAGCTCGCCGTCGCCGCGGCGGGACTCGGTGGCGGCGCCGTCGCGTTGACGGTCGGGCGTCGGGTGCTGCTGCGTCGGGGTTGGTACCTCGCCGCGGCCGGCGGGCTCCTGCTCGGGGTGGTGAGTGTCGTGGAACGCTCGGTCGGGCTCGTGTGGAGCCAACGGGGAACGCTCGGCGTCCTCGAGAGCTGGCAGCTGTGGACACTGCTCGCAGTGGGTGCGCTCGCGCTCCTCGTCGTCCAGAGCGCGTTCGGCGCTGCACGGCTGCTCACCGTGGCGCCGATCGTCGCGGTGGCAGAGCCGATCGTCGGGAGTGCGCTCGCCGTGTGGGTCGAGGGGGCTGGTCCAGGCTTTGGCCCTGGCAGGCTCGCGATCGTGTTCGGAGCGATCGTGCTCGAGGCGGTGTCGATCATCGCGTTGGCGCGAGGAGCCCGCGACGAGGGAGGGGTCCGGTGA
- a CDS encoding WhiB family transcriptional regulator — MKLATWDCEDWRVRAHCRDVDPGLFFPVGVTGEAEVQIRRAKRVCADCDVRLECLEFALRTNQEFGIWGGKDEEERRVIRRIRRLQRRAVSRAI; from the coding sequence ATGAAGCTGGCGACGTGGGACTGCGAAGATTGGCGGGTGCGTGCGCACTGTCGCGACGTTGATCCGGGTTTGTTCTTTCCCGTGGGCGTGACGGGTGAGGCAGAGGTCCAGATCCGCCGGGCCAAGCGCGTCTGTGCGGACTGTGACGTGCGGCTCGAATGCCTCGAGTTCGCGTTGCGCACCAACCAGGAGTTCGGTATCTGGGGTGGCAAAGACGAGGAGGAGCGTCGCGTGATACGGCGTATCCGTCGTTTGCAGCGGCGAGCCGTGTCGCGAGCGATCTAG